In Bacteroidota bacterium, a single genomic region encodes these proteins:
- a CDS encoding SUMF1/EgtB/PvdO family nonheme iron enzyme gives MLPFLLSCLCSHEVTNQEYTEFVNYVKDSMARRILSGVDSTYYLNSKEGWLNYDKVIDWHHDSLVGKLIYRNSYYPDELDFLNENISFTYPINTSKGIVHKTTLIYPDTAAFDKLYYRFCAPMMTFYFYHPGYREYPVIGVNWDQAFAFCQWKNSLLDKEIKNHPDLKHVLGKFHLPLEAEWEFAAFELRYKNTGFYKYFEWQQNDNKDKKNVYRFNFGFIIDPNNFTAKYLDDDGCEYTCRIASYAPNQYGLYDMSGNVAEWVWDDTSFDYNAEHELNQAIRFDYIDNWDCNRLTKGGSWADNIIYQHTSSKVWMHHSIQSGKNGFRIAMTVIE, from the coding sequence ATGTTACCGTTTCTCCTTTCCTGCTTATGCAGTCATGAGGTAACTAATCAAGAATACACAGAGTTTGTTAACTATGTGAAAGACTCAATGGCCAGAAGAATTCTATCCGGAGTTGATTCTACATATTATTTGAATAGTAAAGAAGGTTGGCTGAATTATGATAAGGTCATTGATTGGCATCATGACTCTTTGGTTGGAAAACTGATTTACAGGAATAGCTATTACCCTGATGAGTTAGATTTTCTGAATGAAAATATAAGCTTCACTTATCCAATCAACACTTCAAAGGGTATTGTCCATAAAACCACATTGATTTATCCTGATACAGCAGCCTTTGACAAATTGTACTATAGATTTTGTGCTCCTATGATGACTTTCTATTTCTATCATCCCGGCTATAGAGAGTATCCAGTAATAGGAGTAAATTGGGATCAGGCATTTGCCTTTTGTCAATGGAAAAACAGTTTGCTCGACAAAGAAATCAAAAATCATCCTGATCTTAAACACGTTTTAGGAAAATTCCATTTACCATTAGAAGCCGAATGGGAATTTGCCGCGTTCGAGCTCAGGTATAAAAATACAGGTTTTTATAAGTATTTCGAATGGCAGCAAAATGACAACAAGGATAAGAAAAATGTCTATCGTTTCAATTTTGGATTTATCATTGATCCTAACAATTTTACAGCAAAATATCTGGATGATGATGGATGTGAATATACTTGTAGAATTGCCTCATATGCTCCAAATCAGTATGGACTTTATGACATGAGTGGCAATGTTGCCGAATGGGTTTGGGATGATACTAGTTTTGACTACAATGCCGAACATGAATTGAATCAAGCAATTCGATTTGATTATATTGATAATTGGGATTGTAACCGACTTACGAAAGGAGGATCATGGGCAGATAATATTATTTATCAGCATACATCTTCAAAAGTTTGGATGCATCATTCAATTCAAAGTGGGAAAAATGGCTTTCGCATTGCGATGACTGTTATTGAATAA